A region of Thermococcus argininiproducens DNA encodes the following proteins:
- a CDS encoding transcriptional regulator: MEIEIPLNPIGRQEIHQLESILLFATLFRPEVIELIKDSAERLTWVDSLAVAAGAIAREKAGMITSEIARELGRTEQTIRKHLKGESKAGQLVRETYELIKQGKLDELIKTIEIIEKGGLKEVIAKEEYEKLMKEYEKLKLEYETVKKELEKMKEIAKLAEAEKAQEEIERLRKELEKTRVDFERLKKEKKNIEKELMETKLKLMELQSKRVEEEKLKQLEEEVKRLENQLREKEEEIKRLNEEKRSLVQKIEELEAYKIKFENIKDKIEKIRMELEKLLE; this comes from the coding sequence ATGGAAATAGAAATACCCCTTAATCCAATCGGAAGACAGGAGATTCACCAATTAGAGAGTATTCTTCTCTTTGCAACTCTCTTTAGGCCAGAGGTTATCGAGTTAATTAAGGACTCAGCAGAGAGGTTGACGTGGGTTGATAGTCTGGCAGTTGCAGCTGGAGCGATAGCAAGAGAAAAAGCAGGAATGATAACAAGTGAAATCGCAAGGGAGCTTGGAAGAACGGAGCAGACCATAAGAAAACATCTTAAAGGTGAAAGCAAGGCAGGTCAGCTGGTGAGGGAGACTTACGAACTAATCAAGCAGGGAAAGCTGGATGAATTAATAAAAACAATTGAAATAATTGAGAAGGGCGGACTAAAGGAAGTCATTGCAAAAGAGGAGTATGAAAAATTGATGAAAGAGTACGAGAAGCTCAAATTAGAGTATGAGACTGTCAAAAAAGAACTTGAGAAGATGAAAGAGATTGCAAAACTTGCGGAAGCTGAAAAGGCCCAAGAAGAAATAGAAAGATTAAGAAAGGAACTTGAAAAAACAAGGGTGGACTTTGAGAGACTTAAAAAAGAGAAGAAAAATATTGAGAAGGAGTTGATGGAAACTAAACTAAAACTCATGGAGCTCCAGAGTAAAAGAGTGGAGGAAGAAAAGCTTAAACAGCTCGAAGAGGAAGTTAAAAGGCTGGAAAACCAGCTTCGCGAAAAAGAGGAAGAAATCAAAAGATTAAATGAAGAAAAGAGGTCTTTAGTTCAGAAAATCGAAGAGCTTGAGGCTTATAAGATCAAGTTTGAGAATATCAAGGATAAGATAGAGAAAATAAGGATGGAACTTGAAAAGCTTCTTGAATGA
- a CDS encoding KaiC domain-containing protein: MIKRVETGIPGMDEILHGGIPERNVVLLSGGPGTGKTIFSQQFLWNGLQKGEPGIYVALEEHPVQIRQNMAQFGWDIRPYEDQGMFAMVDAFTAGIGRSREYEKYIVHDLTDLREFIDVLRQAIKDIDAKRVVVDSVTTLYINKPAIARSIILQLKRVLAGTGCTSIFVSQISVGERGFGGPGVEHGVDGIIRLDLDEIDGELKRSLTVWKMRGTSHSMRRHPFDITDKGIIVYANKILKRGGIVEI; this comes from the coding sequence GTGATAAAAAGGGTTGAAACAGGGATACCAGGTATGGATGAAATACTTCATGGTGGAATTCCTGAAAGGAACGTAGTTCTGCTTAGTGGAGGTCCAGGAACAGGAAAGACGATTTTTAGCCAGCAATTCCTGTGGAATGGGCTGCAGAAAGGAGAACCAGGAATTTATGTTGCATTAGAGGAACATCCAGTTCAGATTAGACAGAACATGGCCCAATTTGGTTGGGATATTAGGCCTTATGAGGACCAAGGAATGTTTGCTATGGTGGATGCTTTTACAGCAGGGATTGGGAGATCAAGGGAATATGAGAAATATATAGTCCACGATTTGACAGACCTCAGAGAGTTTATTGATGTTCTCAGACAGGCCATAAAGGATATAGACGCTAAGAGGGTAGTGGTAGATTCTGTAACAACCCTTTATATAAACAAGCCGGCCATAGCGAGAAGTATAATTCTACAGTTAAAAAGAGTTTTAGCCGGAACAGGGTGTACAAGTATATTTGTGAGCCAGATTAGCGTTGGAGAAAGAGGATTTGGTGGGCCTGGAGTAGAGCATGGAGTTGATGGTATTATAAGGTTAGATCTAGACGAAATCGATGGAGAACTCAAACGTTCTCTTACAGTATGGAAAATGAGAGGTACAAGTCACTCAATGAGGAGACATCCCTTTGATATAACAGATAAGGGAATTATAGTTTATGCAAACAAAATACTGAAGAGAGGTGGAATCGTAGAAATCTGA